ccgacATCTTCTACCCTGCTGGATGAGTTCCTAAGTAGTTTAAGTTGCATTGTGCCCCATTCCTTGCTCCAAGCGCCAATTCTTGTGCAAAGTGAAGGGGGCTCTACTTCCAGTTCCAAGAGGCACATTGGACGCTTGGGTAAGAACCAAAATTGTAACATCCTGACTGCAAAGCACGTTGGATATAGGTTGCGGAGGCTTATGGGGATTTGCCGAAGGCCAGAACATCTAAGAAAGCCACCAAGGAGGATGCGGAAGAGAAGATACAATCTTATCCGCGGATGTACAAGAAGCCGCTCACACCGATGGCGTTGCAGGCTATTCGGGCGTTGGTAGAGGTTAATGTTTGATCGCTTTTCTCAGGAAGTTAGGCGCGAGTGATCATCTGGTTGTGGTCATGTCCTTGAGGTTGACTTGGTTGGGTATGAGGTGCTATCGATCGTCTTGGGCCTAGGTACCCTTGTATCTGGCTCGGACGATGTTCCTTGATTGATAGGGGTGTGTGTGGTCTTCACCAATTTTCCTTAATTAACCGTGCCTTGTTTGGTTTTTGGGTCTAGTTCCCTCATTAACTGGACCAACTCTCTTCTTAAATGCAATACAGGAGCTCCCTGCCCTTTGACGAGGTTCCGTCAAAAGAAGGAGATCGCATGATCTACTCGGAAGACACCGAGGAGGGGAGGGttgcggcgggggcggcggcggaagTGGCGGTAGAAACCTGGACCGGAGACGAGACAATGTAGCGCTTGCAAACGAGGGAGGCGCGGGGGAGGAAGGACCGCTGTGGGGGTAGCCGGAGGAGAATATCGAAGAGGAGGTTGTCGTCCTCCAATGGCGGCACTGCCGCCGGCAAGGGCTGGCGGGGGCAGAGGCTGCTCATCTTGCCCTACTCGGTGATACAACCTGGGATGCTTTTTTTGGAAGAGAAGAATGCGATGCGGGATGAGGCAGGCTCGATCCAACTTGCGAAATTAAGGGCCAAAACTGGGCTTAGTGAAATGATCCTAAGATCCCAAAACTGTGCTGGACACTGAAGCCCACGATGGGTAAAGGCACGTGTATTTTTTGGAGGGGAATTCAAAAGTACATCTTGTAGGTGTGTTATATATTCTTTAAACTTTTATGAAAAAATATTTTATTTGAGctgcaaaaaaaaaaatttgTCGACCCACCAAATAGTAGGTCCAATTTGCATCCACTATATGCTTTTGTGTGGCCCAAAAAATCGGAAATCCCTTTTGGAGCTTGGCCTCCGATGAGGCCTGCAAATACAAATTTGAAATTTCATCGAAattcatattttttatatttcaaaaaattctggAAAAAATACAGATATACATGAAGACATAACACACATATGTGTACATTTTCagtgcaaaaaagacaaaactGGGGCTATTtaacacatgatactattcatCTTCCCAGAccatgaatttgtcttttttgtacagGTCGCAACTCGAGGTATTTCGTCATGAATTTCTACACATATGGATTACGTCCTTACATATACGCATATTTTTCCTCAAAAAATTTTTGAACCACataagtttgaatttgaatttttcaaaaataaagggctccatggagctcggcctccaaaaCGGCTCTCTCCCAAAAAATGCATTAATAGTTCACATCTACATGTTTGTTATAAAAACATTTAGTATGTTTCTTCAAATTCCACAATATTGTATACAATCTTTTGGTAGGCCATACTGTAGAAAAAATGTATTGGTAAGACGGGCTTCGTCAAGTCAACGCACGCACTTGGAAAGAAGTCACTTGCAATGTGATTTTTTCTTACATTATCCTTTTCTAAATATTCAGAAATACTCACTCCGTCCCATAAAATAAGAACGTGTCAAATGTCGTCGATGAGCACACCACACCCCAGCCATTATACAAGTCCTAATTTCCATAGACAGTGCATGCTACCACCAATTCGCCGGCAAGACCATATACTAAATTTGTTGATTCGGTCAAATGGAAGCTGGATCCTGCTGCCTGGTTTATCTGCTTCCTAACTTCCATGGACGTAAGTCTGGGGAGCTTTTACCATCTGGCCGCCCGGCGAGCAAAACAAGCTAGCGAATGGAGTTTGGCCAAGTCTCCGTTCTGAAAAGGCCAGTAGAAAAATGGCCCCGTTCCTTTTCCTTTGGATGGAAGGGGGAAAAGAGTTACGGACGGGTGCAGACCACGGCCATTGCTTGAGGATGAGTTCATGTTCATGAGCAGAGCTGTTGCACACCGCGCTCCGCTTCAGTTGGCCAGGAACTGGATCGTCGTGCCTCCCTCCATATCCCAGCTACATACACAGGTACTTTTTGTTCGAAATTACTACTCCGAATTGGATTACAGTTTTTCTTCTTCTCGCCTCGGCGAGCCGCCGCCCGACTAATAAATCCTCCTCCGCCATACCTGGATTGTCAATGCCGAGAAACAATTGAGCACACTCTAGCGTTGGAATTCTGAAATCAATGCCGCGCGTAACAGCAACGCCGGGTCAGATGGGCAGCGCTGTCTTGCTCCTGATCACACAGGCGGCAAACGCCGTTGTGCAGCACGCCACTCAAATTAGCATGAATTGGTTCAGCTGCACCTTAGTACTGATCCGCTGCAACCCTCGCATCCTTAACCGGCAACTTCTGTACCGTGCCAGCCTGAAGATTTCCGGGGCACCAAAAAACATGGAGCATCCCCTTCCAACTAGCGGCCCTTCCTGAGAATGGCCAAGCTGCCATCCCCAAGGGAGATGGGGGTGCGGCAGGAAAAGAGCTGCCTATTAATCTCGTCACACGGAGTCTCTGTGCCCTTCCATGGTCTCTTCTCATCATCCCACCTGAACCATTCCCACCACAGCCCAAGGGCTCGACTGAACATCTTTGGCGCGCACACTCGCTTCTTCACAAGGTGGTCAGGAAATAGGTAGCAGCAAGTTGCAGTCACCGCCCAGTTAATAAGCACCAGTCTTCCAGTCCTGTTGAGACGTCGCTCTTTCCATGGCGAGAGTTTGCCGGTAGCCTAGTCAAGCACAACCGGCTGTAGCTTGGCTTTTTGAACCCTACAGGCAAACCCAGATACCCATGGCCAATAAGCTTGCACTCCACCAAAATCACACAGCATACGAGATAAATCGATACCAACACAGGAATTAGGATAAGCCACACTCTTCGCCATGTTAGTTCTCAGCCTGGATGCATCACCAAATGTCTTCAAGATGGCCTGGACAGCAGCAAAATCTTCCGGCCAAGGATTATCTGTATCTAAGAAGTAAAAATTAGACTGTTTAACTTTGCAAACAACCAAAAACTTACAACTCAGAAAACACGGTCTTCATATTTGCACAAGGCATGCATGTGAATTCAGTGCCAGAAATCCAAAGGCGAGAAACAATTTATTGCATAATTCGAATCTACACATGCAGACAGTCAAACAAAAGATGAAAAGGCCTTCTAGTATTAATATATTTTTTCTGTCATTTATATATTAAGATTGCAAGCTCAACAGAAATTTTCACAGCATTTCATCTATAAGATTATAGCAGCTTGACATTTACAAAGCATTGTTAAAATTCTTCAGCCATGCTAAAATTTTCAGGTATATTTCGACAACATAGAAACGAAAAGTACACAGGAAGTGTCGCCTACAACTTTTAGAGTTGAATTGAATGGCCATTAGTTTGCTCACTATTTTTTCCCTCTTTTCCTGTAGTGCTGTGCAGCAGAATCTTCTGGGCAAGTCCAGTTTCAGACAAGTAACATGGCTTTCCTGCCACTGCTAGTTGTTGCAGTCATGTTGCACTTAGCCTCTACATCAGCGCAGTCTGGCCCCGGATGCAAAACACAATGTGGTGATGTCGACATCCCTTATCCGTTTGGTATTGGTATTGGTACTGGCTGTGCTATTAGAGACTTTGAGATCATCTGCAGGAGGACTGCTAATGGAATCTACAAGCCATTCTTGTTCGTTCGGAATGTGGAGGTTCTAAGCATCTCAGTGCCCTTCAGTCAAGTCCGAGTTTTATCCGACATCTCGACATACTGCTACAATACAAGCACAAGATCAATGGTACAGAAAGCTTGGTCCCTTGACTTCTCACGAAGCCCGTACCGCTTCTCCTATCTACACAACAAGCTCATAGTTATTGGATGCAACACGCTCGCATACATCAACAACTTGGGAAGCACTGCAAAGTATACGACAGCGTGCGCAGCAGTGTGTGAGAGCCCGGCAGCACTGACAAACGGTTCTTGTGTTGGCGCAGGCTGCTGCCAAAATGATATACCAAAGGGTCTAAGGGGCTATATGTTCACTTTTTATGATGTTTACAATAATTCCAACAGTACGCTTTTCAACCCATGTAGCTATGCCGCCATGGTGGAGACAGAGACATTTAGTTTCAGCTCGGACTTCATAACCACTACAAGGTTCAATGATACTGACGATGGGCGGAAGCCACTGGTGCTGGACTGGGTGGTCGGAAATGCAACTTGTGAAGTGGCCAGAGACATGCCTTCTTACGCGTGCCATAGCAGGAACAGCATGTGTGTGAACTCGACTAACGGCCAAGGGTATCTATGCAACTGCACCGACGGATATGAAGGGAACCCTTACCTCTTTGACGGATGCAGAGGCAAGTTCATTTCTTTACTTGATCCCTGTTCATCTTTAGATCATGTGCAATCGTTTTATGAGGAGTAATAGTTAAGGGAAATACCATTACTTGCTGTCTGTCCCGATTTTGATGCCTGGAAATACTTGAGTTTTACAGTCTGTTTTGCCTTTTTTTTCATCTATAGTTTAGATTTAGTTAGGACATTTACCTCATTTTTTCTCTCTACAATGTAATTTATCTTTACTTTGGTGGAAGAATGGCAAACGTTA
The sequence above is a segment of the Aegilops tauschii subsp. strangulata cultivar AL8/78 chromosome 6, Aet v6.0, whole genome shotgun sequence genome. Coding sequences within it:
- the LOC109778876 gene encoding uncharacterized protein isoform X1, encoding MPFSRRTQMGGPEQPQPRPTVSADSLPSLPRGQEAADVIRISIRARHHPYHKIYPRPAGGSMVTQISSLPRQTSEDNPWPEDFAAVQAILKTFGDASRLRTNMAKSVAYPNSCVGIDLSRMLCDFGGVQAYWPWVSGFACRVQKAKLQPVVLD